The following proteins are encoded in a genomic region of Ostrea edulis chromosome 7, xbOstEdul1.1, whole genome shotgun sequence:
- the LOC125656013 gene encoding receptor-type tyrosine-protein phosphatase O-like isoform X1: MLSTRSLMSSLRRIFSQPRFIRSISLSKEIMNFNQHYIVLMKYFHAVLPIFSIKIPETSTYTICARSQQTSTNSSLSANLGCDEDMETCSLTNDGVNQSWSLELDNTYTVDWIFLSVGAGTYSIYVELIGSPPVKCMDIRQSEDKKLTQFQQLITCKYPNAAYRKGNRISIIRTQSGRTKVFELKPIGLSGINRSVQLNFTESSKGVSKALDNDMDTFYQSPEQVQASWFLKLDRNYVIKWILISTRGGNYEVHFKEDDALTSSSTVCQNFRLPGIKQQNTALECYKEMKGDTIIIKRTDDGPLRLFEVYPIICTAGRYGPNCAKCRKECVSCSPITGVCNQCQGPFYGDFCQHQCPTNCLNATCDQTSGTCESCIEGYYGKCCTHEITTASTIKETEAFTRKTNNDEVTTNCDEDTTITGKMVAEQDTNREVYNLTVILLTVLVVLILVLVLTVVVLINKSKRTGKDKTEKENGLPVEFHRVESRNESELEEIPQGESIFVEEEIVTVEYSNLMSQRISIDQFIRELPEKKDNEVLAKEFNDLPTGLLESHSNALGASNRKGNRYKGIYQYDYNCVKLMREDSNDSDDFVNASYINGLNKERSYIAAQGPFTPKTLEDFWSVIWQNDSTRIVMLTNLYEGDRMKCLKYWPDTLLDIGPYVITLDTVDVYDHYVLRYMTVQHQDEEKRVTQFHFTTWPDNSVPDDITSLICFRNLVRNGLSISDEPVVVHCSAGIGRTGTFISLDYLLEESVMEQTIDIRGYVASLRQQRVGSVQTCEHYIFLHDALVEGLTNMNVRHSCLSVL; this comes from the exons ATGCTTAGTACCAGATCCTTAATGAGTTCTCTCAGACGGATTTTCTCACAACCACGATTTATTCGTTCTATATCATTGTCAAAGGAAatcatgaattttaatcaacACTACATCgtattgatgaaatattttcatgcaGTTCTTccaatattttcaattaaaattccAG AAACATCGACATATACCATATGTGCACGGTCTCAGCAGACATCAACAAATAGTTCTCTGTCTGCCAATCTTGGTTGTGATGAGGACATGGAGACCTGCTCTCTAACCAATGATGGAGTTAATCAGTCCTGGTCTCTTGAATTAGACAATACTTATACAGTCGATTGGATCTTTCTTTCCGTTGGTGCTG GTACCTACAGCATTTATGTAGAACTAATTGGGAGTCCACCAGTGAAGTGTATGGATATTAGACAATCTGAAGACAAGAAACTTACACAGTTTCAGCAACTGATTACCTGTAAATATCCTAATGCTGCCTACAGGAAAGGAAATAGAATTAGCATAATTCGAACACAAAGTGGAAGAACAAAGGTGTTTGAATTAAAACCAATAG GACTTTCTGGTATTAATCGATCAGTGCAACTGAATTTTACGGAATCTTCGAAGGGAGTGTCCAAAGCTTTAGATAACGACATGGACACGTTTTACCAATCACCAGAACAGGTCCAGGCGTCTTGGTTCCTAAAATTGGACAGAAACTATGTGATTAAGTGGATTCTTATATCGACCAGGGGAG GAAATTATGAAGTACACTTTAAAGAAGATGACGCACTAACGAGTTCATCAACAGTGTGTCAGAATTTCAGACTCCCTGGAATAAAGCAACAGAACACAGCATTGGAATGTTACAAAGAAATGAAGGGAGATACAATTATTATAAAAAGGACCGATGATGGACCATTGAGGCTGTTTGAAGTGTACCCTATAA TATGTACTGCAGGTCGCTATGGACCAAACTGCGCTAAATGCAGGAAGGAGTGTGTGTCCTGTAGTCCTATAACAGGTGTCTGTAACCAATGTCAAGGACCGTTCTATGGTGACTTCTGTCAGCACCAATGTCCGACAAACTGTCTCAACGCCACGTGTGACCAGACATCAGGGACGTGTGAGAGCTGTATAGAGGGTTACTATGGAAAGTGTTGCACTCATGAAATCACTACAGCGTCAACAATTAAAG AAACTGAAGCGTTCACACGAAAAACCAACAATGATGAGGTCACCACAAACTGTGATGAGGACACCACCATTACTGGCAAAATGGTTGCCGAACAAG ATACAAATAGAGAGGTATATAACCTGACTGTCATATTGTTGACTGTTCTCGTGGTGTTAATTCTGGTATTGGTCCTAACTGTGGTTGTCCTCATTAACAAAAG cAAGAGAACAGGAAAAgacaaaacagaaaaagaaaatggccTCCCCGTGGAATTCCATAGAGTGGAGTCACGAAATGAGTCCGAGCTGGAGGAGATTCCCCAGGGCGAGTCTATCTTTGTAGAGGAGGAAATCGTTACCGTAGAGTACAGTAATTTGATGTCACAAAGAATTTCTATTGATCAATTCATTAGAGAATTACCAGAGAAAAAGGACAACGAAGTACTAGCGAAAGAATTTAAC GATCTTCCCACTGGACTACTAGAATCTCATTCGAATGCCCTGGGGGCATCCAACAGAAAGGGAAACCGATACAAAGGAATTTATCAAT atgaCTATAATTGTGTGAAGTTGATGAGAGAAGATTCAAATGACAGCGATGACTTTGTCAATGCATCCTACATTA ATGGTCTCAACAAGGAACGAAGTTACATCGCTGCGCAAG GTCCTTTCACCCCCAAGACGTTGGAGGATTTCTGGAGCGTGATCTGGCAGAACGACTCAACACGGATCGTTATGCTGACTAATCTTTACGAGGGAGACAGA ATGAAGTGCCTGAAGTACTGGCCGGACACGCTGCTGGACATTGGTCCTTACGTCATCACACTAGACACTGTGGACGTGTATGATCACTATGTCCTGCGATATATGACTGTTCAACATCAG gaTGAAGAGAAGAGGGTAACACAGTTCCACTTCACCACTTGGCCGGACAACTCCGTCCCAGATGATATTACGTCACTCATATGCTTCCGTAACCTAGTGAGAAATGGACTGAGCATTTCAGATGAGCCGGTGGTCGTCCATTGCAG CGCCGGGATTGGTAGAACGGGGACGTTTATCTCCCTTGATTATCTCCTGGAAGAGAGCGTTATGGAGCAGACCATTGATATCAGGGGATATGTTGCTTCTCTAAGACAGCAGCGGGTAGGATCTGTACAAACATGT GAGCACTACATCTTTCTCCATGATGCACTGGTTGAAGGACTTACAAACATGAACGTTCGCCATAGCTGTCTATCTGTGTTGTAA
- the LOC125656013 gene encoding uncharacterized protein LOC125656013 isoform X2, whose amino-acid sequence MLSTRSLMSSLRRIFSQPRFIRSISLSKEIMNFNQHYIVLMKYFHAVLPIFSIKIPETSTYTICARSQQTSTNSSLSANLGCDEDMETCSLTNDGVNQSWSLELDNTYTVDWIFLSVGAGTYSIYVELIGSPPVKCMDIRQSEDKKLTQFQQLITCKYPNAAYRKGNRISIIRTQSGRTKVFELKPIGLSGINRSVQLNFTESSKGVSKALDNDMDTFYQSPEQVQASWFLKLDRNYVIKWILISTRGGNYEVHFKEDDALTSSSTVCQNFRLPGIKQQNTALECYKEMKGDTIIIKRTDDGPLRLFEVYPIICTAGRYGPNCAKCRKECVSCSPITGVCNQCQGPFYGDFCQHQCPTNCLNATCDQTSGTCESCIEGYYGKCCTHEITTASTIKETEAFTRKTNNDEVTTNCDEDTTITGKMVAEQDTNREVYNLTVILLTVLVVLILVLVLTVVVLINKSKRTGKDKTEKENGLPVEFHRVESRNESELEEIPQGESIFVEEEIVTVEYSNLMSQRISIDQFIRELPEKKDNEVLAKEFNDLPTGLLESHSNALGASNRKGNRYKGIYQYDYNCVKLMREDSNDSDDFVNASYINGLNKERSYIAAQGPFTPKTLEDFWSVIWQNDSTRIVMLTNLYEGDRMKCLKYWPDTLLDIGPYVITLDTVDVYDHYVLRYMTVQHQVLKIFAPARGQTSDVRHPPPSKIVKPVR is encoded by the exons ATGCTTAGTACCAGATCCTTAATGAGTTCTCTCAGACGGATTTTCTCACAACCACGATTTATTCGTTCTATATCATTGTCAAAGGAAatcatgaattttaatcaacACTACATCgtattgatgaaatattttcatgcaGTTCTTccaatattttcaattaaaattccAG AAACATCGACATATACCATATGTGCACGGTCTCAGCAGACATCAACAAATAGTTCTCTGTCTGCCAATCTTGGTTGTGATGAGGACATGGAGACCTGCTCTCTAACCAATGATGGAGTTAATCAGTCCTGGTCTCTTGAATTAGACAATACTTATACAGTCGATTGGATCTTTCTTTCCGTTGGTGCTG GTACCTACAGCATTTATGTAGAACTAATTGGGAGTCCACCAGTGAAGTGTATGGATATTAGACAATCTGAAGACAAGAAACTTACACAGTTTCAGCAACTGATTACCTGTAAATATCCTAATGCTGCCTACAGGAAAGGAAATAGAATTAGCATAATTCGAACACAAAGTGGAAGAACAAAGGTGTTTGAATTAAAACCAATAG GACTTTCTGGTATTAATCGATCAGTGCAACTGAATTTTACGGAATCTTCGAAGGGAGTGTCCAAAGCTTTAGATAACGACATGGACACGTTTTACCAATCACCAGAACAGGTCCAGGCGTCTTGGTTCCTAAAATTGGACAGAAACTATGTGATTAAGTGGATTCTTATATCGACCAGGGGAG GAAATTATGAAGTACACTTTAAAGAAGATGACGCACTAACGAGTTCATCAACAGTGTGTCAGAATTTCAGACTCCCTGGAATAAAGCAACAGAACACAGCATTGGAATGTTACAAAGAAATGAAGGGAGATACAATTATTATAAAAAGGACCGATGATGGACCATTGAGGCTGTTTGAAGTGTACCCTATAA TATGTACTGCAGGTCGCTATGGACCAAACTGCGCTAAATGCAGGAAGGAGTGTGTGTCCTGTAGTCCTATAACAGGTGTCTGTAACCAATGTCAAGGACCGTTCTATGGTGACTTCTGTCAGCACCAATGTCCGACAAACTGTCTCAACGCCACGTGTGACCAGACATCAGGGACGTGTGAGAGCTGTATAGAGGGTTACTATGGAAAGTGTTGCACTCATGAAATCACTACAGCGTCAACAATTAAAG AAACTGAAGCGTTCACACGAAAAACCAACAATGATGAGGTCACCACAAACTGTGATGAGGACACCACCATTACTGGCAAAATGGTTGCCGAACAAG ATACAAATAGAGAGGTATATAACCTGACTGTCATATTGTTGACTGTTCTCGTGGTGTTAATTCTGGTATTGGTCCTAACTGTGGTTGTCCTCATTAACAAAAG cAAGAGAACAGGAAAAgacaaaacagaaaaagaaaatggccTCCCCGTGGAATTCCATAGAGTGGAGTCACGAAATGAGTCCGAGCTGGAGGAGATTCCCCAGGGCGAGTCTATCTTTGTAGAGGAGGAAATCGTTACCGTAGAGTACAGTAATTTGATGTCACAAAGAATTTCTATTGATCAATTCATTAGAGAATTACCAGAGAAAAAGGACAACGAAGTACTAGCGAAAGAATTTAAC GATCTTCCCACTGGACTACTAGAATCTCATTCGAATGCCCTGGGGGCATCCAACAGAAAGGGAAACCGATACAAAGGAATTTATCAAT atgaCTATAATTGTGTGAAGTTGATGAGAGAAGATTCAAATGACAGCGATGACTTTGTCAATGCATCCTACATTA ATGGTCTCAACAAGGAACGAAGTTACATCGCTGCGCAAG GTCCTTTCACCCCCAAGACGTTGGAGGATTTCTGGAGCGTGATCTGGCAGAACGACTCAACACGGATCGTTATGCTGACTAATCTTTACGAGGGAGACAGA ATGAAGTGCCTGAAGTACTGGCCGGACACGCTGCTGGACATTGGTCCTTACGTCATCACACTAGACACTGTGGACGTGTATGATCACTATGTCCTGCGATATATGACTGTTCAACATCAG gtactgaaaattttcgccccagcccgtggtcaaaccagcgacgtacggcacccaccgcctagcaagattgtcaaaccagtgc gaTGA
- the LOC125656013 gene encoding receptor-type tyrosine-protein phosphatase alpha-like isoform X3: MFLGGISIKCMGLSGINRSVQLNFTESSKGVSKALDNDMDTFYQSPEQVQASWFLKLDRNYVIKWILISTRGGNYEVHFKEDDALTSSSTVCQNFRLPGIKQQNTALECYKEMKGDTIIIKRTDDGPLRLFEVYPIICTAGRYGPNCAKCRKECVSCSPITGVCNQCQGPFYGDFCQHQCPTNCLNATCDQTSGTCESCIEGYYGKCCTHEITTASTIKETEAFTRKTNNDEVTTNCDEDTTITGKMVAEQDTNREVYNLTVILLTVLVVLILVLVLTVVVLINKSKRTGKDKTEKENGLPVEFHRVESRNESELEEIPQGESIFVEEEIVTVEYSNLMSQRISIDQFIRELPEKKDNEVLAKEFNDLPTGLLESHSNALGASNRKGNRYKGIYQYDYNCVKLMREDSNDSDDFVNASYINGLNKERSYIAAQGPFTPKTLEDFWSVIWQNDSTRIVMLTNLYEGDRMKCLKYWPDTLLDIGPYVITLDTVDVYDHYVLRYMTVQHQDEEKRVTQFHFTTWPDNSVPDDITSLICFRNLVRNGLSISDEPVVVHCSAGIGRTGTFISLDYLLEESVMEQTIDIRGYVASLRQQRVGSVQTCEHYIFLHDALVEGLTNMNVRHSCLSVL; this comes from the exons atgttcCTGGGAGGAATAAGCATCAAATGTATGG GACTTTCTGGTATTAATCGATCAGTGCAACTGAATTTTACGGAATCTTCGAAGGGAGTGTCCAAAGCTTTAGATAACGACATGGACACGTTTTACCAATCACCAGAACAGGTCCAGGCGTCTTGGTTCCTAAAATTGGACAGAAACTATGTGATTAAGTGGATTCTTATATCGACCAGGGGAG GAAATTATGAAGTACACTTTAAAGAAGATGACGCACTAACGAGTTCATCAACAGTGTGTCAGAATTTCAGACTCCCTGGAATAAAGCAACAGAACACAGCATTGGAATGTTACAAAGAAATGAAGGGAGATACAATTATTATAAAAAGGACCGATGATGGACCATTGAGGCTGTTTGAAGTGTACCCTATAA TATGTACTGCAGGTCGCTATGGACCAAACTGCGCTAAATGCAGGAAGGAGTGTGTGTCCTGTAGTCCTATAACAGGTGTCTGTAACCAATGTCAAGGACCGTTCTATGGTGACTTCTGTCAGCACCAATGTCCGACAAACTGTCTCAACGCCACGTGTGACCAGACATCAGGGACGTGTGAGAGCTGTATAGAGGGTTACTATGGAAAGTGTTGCACTCATGAAATCACTACAGCGTCAACAATTAAAG AAACTGAAGCGTTCACACGAAAAACCAACAATGATGAGGTCACCACAAACTGTGATGAGGACACCACCATTACTGGCAAAATGGTTGCCGAACAAG ATACAAATAGAGAGGTATATAACCTGACTGTCATATTGTTGACTGTTCTCGTGGTGTTAATTCTGGTATTGGTCCTAACTGTGGTTGTCCTCATTAACAAAAG cAAGAGAACAGGAAAAgacaaaacagaaaaagaaaatggccTCCCCGTGGAATTCCATAGAGTGGAGTCACGAAATGAGTCCGAGCTGGAGGAGATTCCCCAGGGCGAGTCTATCTTTGTAGAGGAGGAAATCGTTACCGTAGAGTACAGTAATTTGATGTCACAAAGAATTTCTATTGATCAATTCATTAGAGAATTACCAGAGAAAAAGGACAACGAAGTACTAGCGAAAGAATTTAAC GATCTTCCCACTGGACTACTAGAATCTCATTCGAATGCCCTGGGGGCATCCAACAGAAAGGGAAACCGATACAAAGGAATTTATCAAT atgaCTATAATTGTGTGAAGTTGATGAGAGAAGATTCAAATGACAGCGATGACTTTGTCAATGCATCCTACATTA ATGGTCTCAACAAGGAACGAAGTTACATCGCTGCGCAAG GTCCTTTCACCCCCAAGACGTTGGAGGATTTCTGGAGCGTGATCTGGCAGAACGACTCAACACGGATCGTTATGCTGACTAATCTTTACGAGGGAGACAGA ATGAAGTGCCTGAAGTACTGGCCGGACACGCTGCTGGACATTGGTCCTTACGTCATCACACTAGACACTGTGGACGTGTATGATCACTATGTCCTGCGATATATGACTGTTCAACATCAG gaTGAAGAGAAGAGGGTAACACAGTTCCACTTCACCACTTGGCCGGACAACTCCGTCCCAGATGATATTACGTCACTCATATGCTTCCGTAACCTAGTGAGAAATGGACTGAGCATTTCAGATGAGCCGGTGGTCGTCCATTGCAG CGCCGGGATTGGTAGAACGGGGACGTTTATCTCCCTTGATTATCTCCTGGAAGAGAGCGTTATGGAGCAGACCATTGATATCAGGGGATATGTTGCTTCTCTAAGACAGCAGCGGGTAGGATCTGTACAAACATGT GAGCACTACATCTTTCTCCATGATGCACTGGTTGAAGGACTTACAAACATGAACGTTCGCCATAGCTGTCTATCTGTGTTGTAA